A genomic segment from Aspergillus chevalieri M1 DNA, chromosome 7, nearly complete sequence encodes:
- a CDS encoding low-affinity Cu transporter (COG:P;~EggNog:ENOG410PPMQ;~InterPro:IPR007274;~PFAM:PF04145;~TransMembrane:3 (o63-82i146-166o172-188i);~go_component: GO:0016021 - integral component of membrane [Evidence IEA];~go_function: GO:0005375 - copper ion transmembrane transporter activity [Evidence IEA];~go_process: GO:0035434 - copper ion transmembrane transport [Evidence IEA]), whose amino-acid sequence MDHAMHHEMDMGHGGMDHGGHSGHGGMDHGDMDMGHCNMNMLFTWSTKNLCIVFPQWRVTGPFSLFVSLVVIVLLTAGYEGVRRITRRYEAGHVQRLSSVGVSTSTEIADECASTTATAGLDDPDESSPLLVGRDPRRVAERRGKIALAALYAVQVFYSFFIMLLFMTYNGLVMLAVAVGAFVGYLAFGQDSSATKSVACH is encoded by the exons ATGGATCACGCTATGCACCACGAGATGGATATGGGCCATGGTGGCATGGACCATGGCGGACACAGCGGACACGGCGGTATGGACCACGGCGATATGGATATGGGTCACTGTAACATGAAC ATGCTCTTTACATGGTCGACTAAAAACCTCTGCATCGTCTTCCCGCAATGGCGAGTGACAGGCCCGTTCTCGCTATTCGTGTCGCTGGTCGTTATCGTGCTGTTGACAGCTGGTTATGAGGGCGTGAGACGGATTACAAGAAGGTACGAGGCAGGACATGTACAGCGGTTGAGCAGTGTTGGTGTTTCGACGA GCACTGAGATCGCCGACGAATGTGCCAGTACCACAGCCACGGCCGGGCTGGATGACCCGGACGAGAGCTCACCGCTGCTTGTAGGCAGGGATCCGAGACGGGTTGCGGAGAGGAgggggaagattgcgctggctgcGTTGTATGCCGTGCAGGTGTTTTATAGCTTTTTTATCAT GCTGCTGTTCATGACGTATAACGGGTTGGTTATGTTGGCGGTTGCGGTGGGTGCTTTTGTGGGGTATTTGGCGTTTGGGCAGGATTCGTCAGCTACTAAGTCGGTTGCCTGTCATTGA
- the tif1 gene encoding putative eukaryotic translation initiation factor 4 (COG:J;~EggNog:ENOG410PFHJ;~InterPro:IPR027417,IPR001650,IPR014014,IPR014001, IPR011545,IPR000629;~PFAM:PF04851,PF00270,PF00271;~go_function: GO:0003676 - nucleic acid binding [Evidence IEA];~go_function: GO:0004386 - helicase activity [Evidence IEA];~go_function: GO:0005524 - ATP binding [Evidence IEA]), which yields MADKGLEDLPEGQIESNYDEITDSFDAMELKPELLRGVYAYGFERPSAIQQRAIMPIIKGNDVIAQAQSGTGKTATFSISALQKIDPNLKACQALILAPTRELAQQIQKVVVAIGDFMSIECHACIGGTNVREDMQALRDGPQVVVGTPGRVHDMIQRRVLKTDQMKLFILDEADEMLSRGFTEQIYDVFQLLPQSTQVTLLSATMPQDVLEVTTKFMRDPIRILVKKQELTLEGIKQFYIAVEKEEWKLDTLSDLYETVTITQAVIFCNTRRKVDWLTDKLTARDFTVSAMHGDMEQGQRDVIMKEFRSGSSRVLIATDLLARGIDVQQVSLVINYDLPANRENYIHRIGRGGRFGRKGVAINFVTADDVRMMREIEQFYSTQIEEMPMNVADLI from the exons ATGGCTGACAAGGGATTGGAAGATCTTCCTGAGG GACAGATCGAATCTAACTACGATGAGATCACCGACTCGTTCGACGCCATGGAGCTGAAGCCCGAGCTCCTTCGTG GTGTCTACGCCTATGGTTTCGAACGTCCCTCTGCTATCCAGCAGCGTGCCATCATGCCCATCATCAAGG GTAACGATGTCATTGCTCAGGCTCAGTCCGGTACTGGCAAGACTGCcaccttctccatctccgctCTCCAGAAGATCGACCCCAACCTGAAGGCTTGCCAGGCTCTGATCCTCGCTCCCACCCGTGAGCTTGCTCAGCAGATCCAGAAGGTCGTTGTCGCCATTGGTGACTTCATGAGCATCGAGTGCCACGCCTGTATCGGTGGTACCAACGTCCGTGAGGACATGCAGGCCCTTCGTGACGGTCCCCAGGTCGTTGTCGGTACCCCCGGCCGTGTTCACGATATGATTCAGCGCCGTGTCCTGAAAACGGACCAGATGAAGCTGTTCATCCTTGACGAGGCCGATGAGATGCTTTCT CGTGGTTTCACCGAGCAGATCTACGACGTCTTCCAGCTCCTCCCCCAGTCGACCCAGGTTACCCTGCTTTCGGCTACCATGCCCCAGGATGTCCTGGAGGTCACCACCAAGTTCATGCGCGACCCCATCCGTATCCTGGTCAAGAAGCAGGAACTTACCCTTGAGGGTATCAAGCAGTTCTACATTGCCGTCGAGAAGGAGGAGTGGAAGCTCGACACCCTCTCTGACCTCTACGAGACCGTCACCATCACCCAGGCTGTTATCTTCTGCAACACCCGCAGAAAGGTCGACTGGCTTACCGACAAGCTCACTGCTCGTGACTTCACCGTCTCCGCCATGCACGGTGACATGGAACAGGGCCAGCGTGATGTTATCATGAAGGAGTTCCGCTCTGGTTCTTCTCGTGTCCTCATCGCCACTGACCTTCTGGCCCGTGGTATCGATGTTCAGCAGGTCTCGCTGGTCATCAACTACGACTTGCCCGCCAACCGTGAGAACTACATTCACCGTATCGGTCGTGGTGGTCGTTTCGGTCGTAAGGGTGTTGCCATCAACTTCGTCACCGCTGACGATGTCCGTATGATGCGTGAGATCGAGCAGTTCTACAGCACCCAGATCGAAGAGATGCCCATGAACGTTGCTG ACCTCATCTAA
- a CDS encoding putative F-box and JmjC domain protein (COG:B,T;~EggNog:ENOG410PGKP;~InterPro:IPR001810,IPR041667,IPR036047,IPR003347;~PFAM:PF13621,PF00646,PF02373,PF12937;~go_function: GO:0005515 - protein binding [Evidence IEA]) — protein sequence MPDITSLDSETVNIDPNLQDQEDTGDTIPGHPLGVKPSGNALLATENLRDAIGTFSILPDELILILLEFLDGPSLLRIGRTCKAFYAFTQAEELWKGLFSWSPPASFTWRKTWRATYLNLPPSQVPSLDCSHLYSDALHRPFYCAHISLEPFVRNIPARNQIARLPDLTPEEFHKEWTDRPFILTEPVKQWPAYQQWTTDSLLAKYGDTVFRAEAVDWPFKAYVDYMQNNSDERPLYLFDRAFVSKMGLKVGHIDQEPETTYWTPPCFGEDFFSVLENDRPDRQWLIIGPERSGSSFHKDPNATSAWNAVVRGSKYWIMFPSSSKLPPPPGVYVSEDQSEVTSPLSIAEWLLTFHAEARRTAGCIEGICGEGEILHVPSGWWHLVVNLEPAIAITQNFIPRGHLSAALDFLYNKADQVSGFRKDVTNPYERFVARMQEKYPDLLEQAWEELKKKNEGKKRKWDEIVHNKTEEEGPEEAEGGGFSFGFGDDSDVEVP from the exons ATGCCAGACATTACATCTCTCGACAGCGAGACTGTCAACATTGACCCTAACCTACAGGACCAGGAAGACACCGGTGATACAATCCCAGGCCATCCTCTAGGAGTCAAACCAAGTGGCAACGCCTTGCTTGCCACCGAGAACCTCCGGGATGCCATCGGGACCTTCAGCATCCTCCCAGACGAGCTGATCTTGATCTTATTGGAATTCCTCGATGGTCCCAGTCTATTACGCATCGGACGTACATGTAAGGCATTCTATGCGTTCACCCAAGCGGAGGAATTATGGAAGGGTCTCTTTTCCTG GTCTCCTCCTGCTTCATTCACATGGAGAAAAACATGGCGCGCAACATACCTCAACCTTCCACCCTCCCAAGTCCCCAGCCTAGACTGTTCCCACTTATACTCTGACGCCCTCCATCGACCCTTCTACTGCGCGCACATCTCGTTAGAGCCCTTCGTCCGTAATATCCCTGCCAGAAACCAAATCGCGCGCCTTCCAGACCTCACACCTGAAGAATTCCACAAGGAATGGACAGACAGACCGTTTATCCTGACGGAACCCGTGAAGCAGTGGCCGGCATATCAGCAATGGACGACGGACTCGTTACTCGCCAAGTATGGGGATACGGTATTCCGCGCGGAGGCTGTCGACTGGCCGTTCAAGGCATACGTCGATTACATGCAGAACAATTCAGACGAAAGACCACTTTATCTATTTGACCGGGCGTTCGTATCCAAGATGGGGCTTAAGGTTGGACACATCGATCAAGAACCCGAGACGACATACTGGACGCCCCCCTGTTTCGGAGAAGACTTCTTTTCGGTCCTCGAAAACGACCGCCCAGATAGACAATGGTTGATTATCGGCCCTGAACGCTCTGGAAGCAGCTTCCACAAAGACCCCAACGCCACTAGCGCCTGGAACGCTGTTGTCCGCGGCTCCAAGTACTGGATTATGTTCCCGTCGTCGTCGAAATTGCCCCCTCCTCCGGGTGTTTATGTTTCTGAGGACCAGAGCGAAGTGACCTCTCCTCTCAGTATCGCGGAGTGGCTTCTCACTTTCCACGCTGAGGCGCGGAGGACAGCAGGTTGCATTGAGGGAATATGCGGAGAAGGCGAGATCCTCCATGTGCCATCGGGATGGTGGCATCTCGTTGTGAATTTGGAGCCGGCTATTGCTATTACGCAGAACTTTATCCCCCGTGGACATTTGAGCGCGGCCCTCGACTTCTTGTATAACAAAGCAGACCAGGTTTCCGGATTCCGGAAGGATGTCACGAACCCCTACGAGCGGTTTGTAGCGAGGATGCAAGAAAAATACCCAGATCTGCTGGAACAAGCATGGGAAGaactgaagaagaaaaatgaagGCAAGAAGCGCAAGTGGGACGAGATTGTCCATAACAAGACGGAAGAGGAGGGTCCTGAAGAGGCCGAAGGGGGTGGCTTCAGCTTTGGATTCGGCGATGATAGCGATGTGGAAGTTCCTTGA